A window of Amycolatopsis australiensis contains these coding sequences:
- the ccrA gene encoding crotonyl-CoA carboxylase/reductase codes for MTQLGEIQQAILNGDSAAVGSLPVPESYRGVTVHADEVDMFEGLESRDKDPRKSLHVDDVPVPELGPGEALVAVMASAINYNTVWTSIFEPIPTFKFLKKYGKLSPLAKRHDLPYHVVGSDLSGVVLRTGVGVHNWKPGDEVVAHCLNVELEGPDGHNDTMLDTEQRIWGFETNFGGLAEIALVKANQLMPKPDHLTWEEAASPGLVNSTAYRQLVSRNGADMKQGDVVLIWGASGGLGSYATQYALNGGAIPVCVVSSPEKAAICRKLGAELIIDRSAEGYKFWKNETEQDPKEWQRFGAKIRELTGGEDPDIVFEHPGRETFGASVYAARKGGTIVTCASTSGYLHQYDNRYLWMNLKRIIGSHFANYRESWEANRLIAKGLIHPTLSKTYPLEETGQAALDVHRNAHQGKVGVLALAPEEGLGVRDEEKRAKHIEGINAFRGA; via the coding sequence ATGACGCAGCTCGGCGAGATCCAGCAGGCCATCCTGAACGGCGACTCCGCCGCGGTCGGCTCGTTGCCCGTGCCCGAGAGCTACCGCGGGGTGACCGTGCACGCGGACGAGGTCGACATGTTCGAGGGCCTCGAGAGCCGGGACAAGGACCCGCGCAAGTCGCTGCACGTCGACGACGTGCCCGTCCCCGAACTGGGCCCCGGCGAGGCGCTGGTCGCGGTGATGGCGAGCGCGATCAACTACAACACCGTGTGGACGTCGATCTTCGAGCCGATCCCCACGTTCAAGTTCCTCAAGAAGTACGGGAAGCTCTCGCCGCTGGCCAAGCGGCACGACCTGCCCTACCACGTCGTCGGGTCCGACCTGTCCGGCGTCGTGCTGCGCACCGGCGTCGGCGTGCACAACTGGAAGCCGGGCGACGAGGTGGTCGCGCACTGCCTGAACGTCGAACTCGAGGGCCCGGACGGGCACAACGACACGATGCTCGACACCGAGCAGCGGATCTGGGGCTTCGAGACGAACTTCGGCGGCCTCGCCGAGATCGCCCTGGTCAAGGCCAACCAGCTGATGCCGAAGCCGGACCACCTGACCTGGGAGGAGGCCGCCTCCCCCGGGCTGGTCAACTCCACCGCCTACCGCCAGCTCGTCTCGCGCAACGGCGCCGACATGAAGCAGGGTGACGTCGTCCTGATCTGGGGCGCTTCCGGCGGCCTCGGCTCCTACGCGACGCAGTACGCGCTGAACGGCGGCGCGATCCCGGTGTGCGTCGTCTCCAGCCCGGAGAAGGCGGCGATCTGCCGCAAGCTCGGCGCCGAGCTGATCATCGACCGCAGCGCCGAGGGCTACAAGTTCTGGAAGAACGAGACCGAGCAGGACCCGAAGGAGTGGCAGCGCTTCGGCGCGAAGATCCGCGAGCTGACCGGCGGCGAGGACCCGGACATCGTCTTCGAGCACCCCGGCCGCGAGACGTTCGGCGCGTCCGTCTACGCCGCGCGCAAGGGCGGCACGATCGTCACGTGCGCGTCGACGTCGGGCTACCTGCACCAGTACGACAACCGCTACCTCTGGATGAACCTGAAGCGGATCATCGGCTCCCACTTCGCGAACTACCGCGAGTCCTGGGAGGCGAACCGGCTGATCGCGAAGGGCCTGATCCACCCGACGCTGTCGAAGACCTACCCGCTGGAAGAGACCGGGCAGGCCGCGCTGGACGTCCACCGCAACGCCCACCAGGGCAAGGTCGGCGTGCTCGCGCTCGCTCCCGAAGAGGGCCTCGGCGTCCGCGACGAGGAGAAGCGCGCGAAGCACATCGAAGGGATCAACGCCTTCCGCGGTGCCTGA
- a CDS encoding chromosome segregation protein: protein MPLGAGFDVAKRGYSRAQVDEHLERLDADLKMLTADRDAAIAQAGDLARQLEIARGEIADLRGQVDRLAQPPTSVEGLSERLQRMLRLAQDEAADTRARAEAEAGHIRAKAETDASAMRARYEQLLTELDLRRKEMEAEHRKVLEDARAQAKEITDKAEAERKRLDTESLERRTKVEEDFEIAMAARRTEAMRVLAEQEAASKAEAARRVQEATQDAADIRAKVLEEEKAAKADIERRQRESVAEANKRRQDSITEANARLAEAADEARRRVTAATEESNRRIMQANERVDALRKVRGGLAEQVRAARAALAEAHTVLGDEIKVPAEVKADLATDKTGKPDIVSADDTEKTVKVPDVEETVRIRAADVPKPKPAAKPAPKPAPKPAPKPSGAQKATGE, encoded by the coding sequence GTGCCGCTGGGAGCCGGCTTCGACGTGGCGAAGCGGGGGTACAGCCGAGCACAGGTCGACGAGCACCTCGAACGGCTGGACGCCGACCTGAAGATGCTCACCGCCGACCGGGACGCGGCCATCGCGCAGGCCGGCGACCTGGCCCGGCAGCTGGAGATCGCCCGCGGGGAGATCGCGGACCTGCGCGGGCAGGTCGACCGGCTCGCCCAGCCGCCGACGAGCGTCGAAGGCCTGTCCGAACGGCTGCAGCGGATGCTGCGCCTGGCCCAGGACGAGGCCGCCGACACGCGCGCCCGCGCCGAAGCCGAGGCCGGGCACATCCGCGCCAAGGCCGAGACGGACGCGAGCGCCATGCGGGCCCGCTACGAGCAGCTGCTCACCGAGCTCGACCTGCGGCGCAAGGAGATGGAGGCCGAGCACCGGAAGGTCCTCGAAGACGCCCGCGCGCAGGCCAAGGAGATCACCGACAAGGCCGAGGCGGAGCGCAAGCGGCTCGACACCGAGTCCCTGGAACGGCGCACCAAGGTCGAAGAGGACTTCGAGATCGCCATGGCCGCACGCCGCACCGAGGCGATGCGGGTGCTGGCCGAGCAGGAGGCGGCGAGCAAGGCCGAGGCCGCGCGCCGCGTCCAGGAGGCCACTCAGGACGCCGCCGACATCCGGGCGAAGGTCCTCGAAGAGGAGAAGGCCGCGAAGGCCGACATCGAACGCCGTCAGCGCGAGTCGGTCGCGGAGGCGAACAAGCGCCGTCAGGACTCGATCACCGAGGCCAACGCCCGGCTCGCGGAGGCCGCCGACGAGGCGCGCCGCCGCGTCACGGCGGCGACCGAGGAGTCGAACCGGCGGATCATGCAGGCCAACGAGCGTGTCGACGCGCTGCGCAAGGTGCGCGGCGGCCTCGCGGAGCAGGTCCGCGCGGCGCGCGCGGCGCTGGCCGAGGCGCACACCGTGCTCGGCGACGAGATCAAGGTGCCCGCCGAGGTCAAGGCCGACCTCGCCACGGACAAAACCGGCAAGCCGGACATAGTGTCCGCGGACGATACCGAAAAGACGGTCAAGGTCCCGGACGTCGAGGAGACGGTCCGGATCCGCGCCGCCGACGTGCCGAAGCCGAAACCGGCCGCCAAACCGGCTCCGAAGCCCGCGCCGAAGCCGGCTCCGAAGCCGAGCGGAGCGCAGAAAGCGACTGGCGAGTAA
- a CDS encoding universal stress protein produces the protein MGAAYRTVVVGTDGSESSFAAVDRAAAVAGDAGATLVIACAYYPASKSEVDKAQDVLGEEAYQVVGSAPAEDTLQSARDRAARAGAEKIDTVAVKGDPVDSLRKVVHEREADLLVVGNRGLNTIAGRILGSVPSEVARKSGVDVLIVHTT, from the coding sequence ATGGGTGCGGCATATCGGACCGTGGTGGTGGGCACGGACGGCTCGGAGTCCTCGTTCGCCGCGGTGGACCGCGCGGCGGCGGTCGCCGGCGACGCGGGCGCCACGCTCGTCATCGCGTGTGCGTACTACCCGGCCAGCAAGTCCGAGGTCGACAAGGCCCAGGACGTCCTCGGCGAGGAGGCGTACCAGGTCGTCGGCTCGGCACCGGCCGAGGACACCCTGCAGTCGGCGCGGGACCGGGCGGCGCGCGCGGGCGCGGAGAAGATCGACACGGTCGCGGTGAAGGGCGACCCGGTCGACTCGCTGCGCAAGGTCGTCCACGAGCGCGAGGCCGACCTGCTGGTGGTCGGCAACCGCGGGCTGAACACGATCGCCGGGCGGATCCTGGGCTCGGTGCCGTCGGAGGTGGCGCGCAAGTCCGGCGTGGACGTGCTGATCGTCCACACGACCTGA
- a CDS encoding adenylate/guanylate cyclase domain-containing protein, which produces MTEPSEELQQRLERVLLGGRRKYTRLEVAEQAGVPDERSRRLWRALGFATVRDDEVVFTDADVEAMRTADQLVQSGLIDPSIEVSVTRALGQHLSRLAEWQVDMLWELIREQPELGRSERQVTRLVDRLLPELERVQNFVWRRHLAAYAGRAFAAPDEHLESRTEVVGFVDMVGYTRLTRQIGEDELSRVLDAFETLATEVIAEHHGRVVKMIGDEVLFVADSPVDAAEIALVLAERTSADESLPAVRAGMASGRILSRFGDVYGSVVNLAARLTSVARPGTILVDRELAAELAEEKAYELRSRRPVTVRGYNRLRPAALRRAREEPSGMFASSQQLAAEMLGLADGSARVAAPEEPATPVEDDVTEAPERKSRRRRRRIL; this is translated from the coding sequence GTGACCGAACCGAGCGAGGAGCTCCAGCAGCGGCTCGAACGCGTCCTGCTCGGCGGCAGGCGGAAGTACACCCGGCTCGAGGTGGCGGAGCAGGCCGGCGTGCCCGACGAGCGGTCACGCCGGCTCTGGCGCGCGCTGGGCTTCGCGACCGTCCGTGACGACGAGGTCGTCTTCACCGACGCGGACGTCGAGGCGATGCGGACGGCGGACCAGCTGGTCCAGTCGGGGCTGATCGACCCGAGCATCGAGGTCTCGGTGACGCGCGCGCTCGGCCAGCACCTGTCGCGGCTGGCCGAGTGGCAGGTCGACATGCTGTGGGAGCTGATCCGGGAGCAGCCGGAGCTGGGCCGCAGCGAGCGTCAGGTGACGCGCCTGGTCGACCGGCTGCTGCCGGAGCTGGAGCGGGTGCAGAACTTCGTCTGGCGCCGGCACCTGGCGGCGTATGCGGGCCGGGCGTTCGCGGCCCCGGACGAGCACCTGGAGTCCCGCACGGAAGTTGTCGGGTTCGTCGACATGGTGGGCTACACGCGGCTGACGCGCCAGATCGGCGAAGACGAGCTGAGCCGGGTGCTGGACGCGTTCGAGACGCTGGCGACGGAGGTGATCGCCGAGCACCACGGCCGGGTGGTGAAGATGATCGGCGACGAGGTCCTGTTCGTCGCGGACTCGCCGGTGGACGCGGCGGAGATCGCCCTGGTGCTGGCGGAACGCACGTCGGCGGACGAAAGCCTGCCGGCGGTGCGGGCGGGAATGGCGTCGGGCCGCATCCTGTCGCGCTTCGGCGACGTGTACGGCTCGGTGGTCAACCTGGCGGCCCGTCTGACGTCGGTGGCCCGCCCGGGGACGATCCTGGTGGACCGCGAGCTGGCGGCCGAGCTGGCTGAGGAGAAGGCGTACGAGCTGCGCTCCCGCCGCCCGGTGACGGTGCGGGGCTACAACCGCCTGCGCCCGGCGGCGCTCCGCCGGGCCCGGGAGGAGCCGTCGGGCATGTTCGCCAGCTCGCAGCAGCTGGCGGCCGAGATGCTGGGCCTCGCGGACGGCTCCGCCCGGGTGGCCGCGCCGGAAGAACCCGCCACCCCGGTGGAAGACGATGTGACAGAGGCGCCGGAGCGGAAGTCCCGCCGCCGGCGGCGCCGCATCCTCTGA
- the paaE gene encoding 1,2-phenylacetyl-CoA epoxidase subunit PaaE, whose protein sequence is MARFHELKVAGVERLCEDAVAVTFDVPAELSAEFDFKPGQSLTLRRSIDGRDERRSYSICAPAGAPPRVGVRLVPDGLFSSWLVHQVRPGDTVEVAPPSGSFTPDLSAGGHHVLIAAGSGITPVLSIVSSLLRFSTSTVTVLYGNRRTDTVMFADELADLKDSAPDRLELIHVLSREPREAELFTGRLDVPKLRALFSSLVPVPSVDHWWLCGPFEMVSGARDLLLSLGVPESRVHQELFYVDTPPAPVTHEDPAVAGESSEVTLVLDGRSTPMTLPRSSSVLDGAQKFRPDLPFACKGGVCGTCRGKVTEGKVDLRRNFALEQAEVAAGFVLTCQSYPVSETLTVDFDA, encoded by the coding sequence GTGGCGCGGTTTCACGAGCTGAAGGTGGCGGGCGTCGAGCGGCTGTGCGAGGACGCGGTCGCGGTGACGTTCGACGTGCCGGCGGAGCTTTCGGCGGAGTTCGATTTCAAGCCGGGCCAGTCCCTGACACTGCGGCGGTCGATCGACGGGCGTGACGAGCGCCGGTCGTATTCGATCTGCGCGCCGGCGGGCGCCCCGCCGCGGGTCGGCGTCCGGCTGGTGCCGGACGGGCTGTTCTCGTCGTGGCTGGTGCACCAGGTGCGGCCGGGCGACACGGTCGAGGTGGCGCCGCCGTCGGGCTCGTTCACCCCGGACCTCTCGGCGGGCGGCCACCACGTGCTGATCGCGGCGGGTTCGGGCATCACCCCGGTGCTGTCGATCGTGTCGTCGCTGCTGCGGTTTTCGACGTCGACGGTGACGGTGCTGTACGGCAACCGCCGCACGGACACGGTGATGTTCGCGGACGAGCTGGCGGACCTGAAGGACTCGGCGCCGGACCGGCTGGAGCTGATCCACGTGCTGTCGCGCGAGCCACGCGAAGCGGAGCTGTTCACCGGCCGCCTGGACGTCCCGAAGCTGCGGGCGCTCTTCTCGTCGCTGGTTCCGGTGCCGTCGGTGGACCACTGGTGGCTGTGCGGCCCGTTCGAAATGGTCTCGGGAGCCCGTGACCTGTTGCTGTCGCTGGGCGTACCGGAGTCGCGGGTGCACCAGGAGCTGTTCTACGTGGACACCCCGCCGGCCCCGGTGACGCACGAGGACCCGGCGGTGGCGGGGGAGTCGTCGGAGGTGACGCTGGTCCTGGACGGCCGTTCGACGCCGATGACGCTGCCCCGGTCGTCGTCGGTGCTGGACGGAGCCCAGAAGTTCCGCCCGGACCTGCCGTTCGCCTGCAAGGGCGGCGTGTGCGGGACCTGCCGGGGCAAGGTGACGGAGGGCAAGGTCGACCTGCGGCGCAACTTCGCACTGGAGCAGGCCGAGGTGGCCGCGGGATTCGTGCTCACCTGCCAGTCGTACCCGGTCTCGGAGACGCTGACGGTCGATTTCGACGCTTGA
- the paaD gene encoding 1,2-phenylacetyl-CoA epoxidase subunit PaaD, with protein MVTAAAVAATVADPELPMLTLADLGVLRSVAESGGRVVVSITPTYTGCPAMDTMRDDLEHALRSAGFADVEIRTQLSPAWTSDWISAEGRSKLAAAGIAPPGAAPRRSGPIPLTLSPPVPAVRCPQCGSADTEEQSRFGATACKALWRCRSCAEPFEHVKEI; from the coding sequence ATGGTGACCGCGGCGGCCGTCGCGGCCACGGTCGCCGACCCCGAGCTGCCGATGCTGACGCTGGCGGACCTGGGCGTGCTGCGCTCGGTGGCCGAGTCCGGCGGCCGCGTGGTCGTCTCGATCACGCCGACGTACACGGGCTGCCCGGCAATGGACACCATGCGCGACGACCTCGAACACGCCCTTCGTTCGGCGGGTTTCGCCGACGTCGAGATCCGCACGCAGTTGTCGCCGGCGTGGACGTCGGACTGGATTTCGGCCGAGGGCCGGTCGAAGCTGGCCGCGGCCGGGATCGCCCCGCCGGGTGCGGCGCCCCGGCGGTCCGGGCCGATCCCGCTGACGCTGTCGCCGCCGGTTCCGGCCGTGCGCTGCCCGCAGTGCGGATCGGCGGACACGGAGGAGCAGTCCCGCTTCGGCGCGACGGCGTGCAAGGCGCTGTGGCGCTGCCGGTCGTGTGCCGAGCCGTTCGAGCACGTCAAGGAGATCTAG
- the paaC gene encoding 1,2-phenylacetyl-CoA epoxidase subunit PaaC yields the protein MSFDNVYEAITEENDARWAFGTGFEDPLSGVDTSVPSGVDGAALSAYCLMLGDDALIFSHRLQQWCTNAPELEDEVAIANIALDLLGQARLLLARAGKADGSARTEDSFAFFRAEHEFRNVRLAELGGGHFGHLIARLFVFSTWRLALLQRLVSSVDPVLAAIADKGVKELTYHRDYAAQWLVRLGDGTALSHERMQEGLDAVWPYVGELFRTHPVEFVDAASLRPEFDAVLDQALSAATLARPVSGEIAGVSGRTGRDGVHTEQMGYVLAELQSVARAMPDAKW from the coding sequence ATGAGTTTCGACAACGTGTACGAGGCCATCACCGAGGAGAACGACGCCCGCTGGGCGTTCGGCACCGGCTTCGAAGACCCGCTGTCCGGTGTGGACACCTCCGTTCCGTCCGGTGTGGACGGTGCGGCGCTGTCCGCCTACTGCCTGATGCTCGGCGACGACGCGCTGATCTTCTCCCACCGGCTCCAGCAGTGGTGCACCAACGCGCCCGAGCTGGAGGACGAGGTCGCGATCGCCAACATCGCGCTGGACCTGCTCGGGCAGGCCCGGCTGCTGCTGGCCCGGGCGGGCAAGGCCGACGGCTCGGCCCGCACGGAGGACTCGTTCGCGTTCTTCCGGGCCGAGCACGAGTTCCGCAACGTCCGGCTCGCGGAGCTGGGCGGCGGGCACTTCGGGCACCTGATCGCGCGGCTGTTCGTGTTCTCGACGTGGCGGCTGGCACTGCTGCAGCGGCTGGTCTCGTCGGTGGACCCGGTGCTGGCGGCGATCGCGGACAAGGGCGTCAAGGAGCTGACCTACCACCGCGACTACGCCGCGCAGTGGCTGGTCCGCCTCGGCGACGGGACGGCGTTGTCGCACGAGCGGATGCAGGAAGGGCTCGACGCGGTCTGGCCGTACGTCGGGGAGCTGTTCCGGACGCACCCGGTGGAGTTCGTCGACGCGGCTTCGCTGCGGCCCGAGTTCGACGCGGTGCTGGACCAGGCGCTGTCCGCGGCGACACTGGCCCGGCCGGTTTCGGGCGAGATCGCCGGGGTGTCGGGCCGGACGGGCCGCGACGGCGTCCACACCGAGCAGATGGGGTACGTGCTGGCGGAGCTGCAGAGCGTCGCCCGGGCGATGCCGGACGCGAAATGGTGA
- the paaB gene encoding 1,2-phenylacetyl-CoA epoxidase subunit PaaB has product MKHDWPLYEVFVRGKRGLNHVHVGSLHAADDEMALHHARDLYTRRNEGVSIWVVRASAITASSPDEKDPFFAPSGDKVYRHPTFYDIPEDVPHI; this is encoded by the coding sequence ATCAAGCACGACTGGCCGCTGTACGAGGTGTTCGTCCGCGGCAAGCGCGGGCTGAACCACGTGCACGTTGGTTCGCTGCACGCGGCCGACGACGAGATGGCGCTGCACCACGCGCGTGACCTCTACACCCGCCGCAACGAAGGCGTGTCGATCTGGGTCGTGCGCGCTTCGGCGATCACGGCGTCCTCGCCGGACGAGAAGGACCCGTTCTTCGCGCCGAGCGGGGACAAGGTGTACCGGCACCCGACGTTCTACGACATTCCCGAGGATGTGCCGCACATATGA